A genomic window from Arvicola amphibius chromosome 5, mArvAmp1.2, whole genome shotgun sequence includes:
- the Commd9 gene encoding COMM domain-containing protein 9: protein MAALSAEHFVALQSLLKASSKDVVRQLCQESFSSSALDSKKLLDSTCSSLSVTQEEAEQLLQALHRFTRLVAFRDLSSADAVLALFPESFHQNLKNLLTKVALEHASTWRTEAQANQISLPRLVDLDWRVDIKTSSDSISRMAVPTCLLQMKIQEDPSLCGEKPCISAVTMELSKETLDTMLDGLGRIRDQLSAVASK, encoded by the exons GCTTCCTCGAAAGATGTCGTCAGACAGCTGTGCCAAGAAAGCTTTTCCAGTTCAGCCCTTGACTCAAAAAAGCTCCTGGATAGTACGTGTTCCAGCTTGTCGGTGAcacaggaggaggcagagcaa TTGCTCCAGGCTCTGCACCGCTTCACTAGGCTGGTGGCCTTCCGGGACCTGTCCTCTGCCGACGCAGTTCTGGCTCTCTTTCCAGAAAGTTTCCACCAAAACCTCAAGAACCTGCTGACGAAAGTCGCCCTGGAGCACGC ATCTACTTGGAGAACTGAAGCCCAAGCAAACCAGA TCTCTCTGCCACGCCTGGTGGACCTGGACTGGAGAGTGGATATCAAAACCTCCTCAGACAGCATCAGCCGCATGGCCGTCCCCACCTGCCTGCTCCAGATGAAG ATTCAAGAAGATCCTAGTCTGTGTGGAGAGAAACCCTGCATCTCGGCTGTGACCATGGAACTGAGCAAAGAAACGCTGGATACCATGTTAGATGGTCTGGGCCGAATCCGGGACCAGCTTTCTGCTGTAGCCAGTAAATAG